A stretch of Buteo buteo chromosome 9, bButBut1.hap1.1, whole genome shotgun sequence DNA encodes these proteins:
- the MPC1 gene encoding mitochondrial pyruvate carrier 1 produces MAGALGRKAVDYVRSKEFRDYLMSTHFWGPVANWGLPVAAINDMKKSPEIISGRMTFALCCYSLTFMRFAYKVQPRNWLLFACHLTNEVAQLIQGGRLIKYRMEKKN; encoded by the exons ATGGCGGGGGCGCTGGGCCGCAAGGCCGTGGACTACGTGCGCAGCAAGGAGTTCAGGGACTACCTGATGAG TACG CACTTTTGGGGGCCAGTTGCCAACTGGGGACTGCCTGTTGCTGCTATTAATGATATGAAGAAATCTCCAGAAATCATTAGTGGCCGAATGACGTTTG CACTGTGTTGTTACTCCTTGACTTTCATGAGATTTGCCTATAAAGTGCAGCCAAGGAACTGGCTTCTTTTTGCATGCCACTTGACTAATGAAGTTGCACAACTTATTCAAGGAGGACGACTGATCAAATACAG gatggagaaaaagaacTAA